In the Pseudomonas sp. ADAK2 genome, one interval contains:
- a CDS encoding heavy metal translocating P-type ATPase: MTAHTAAAPSMLSSAEQRSAARQLTLAMLALGLLALGLIWRWMSPEQTGVSQLLLGFASILVAVPVMRSAWYSLRYPSLHGITDQLIALAMLGAWATGDLLTAALLPIIMIFGHVLEERSVIGSQEAIHALGKLTRSHARKVQADGVIIEVDNGTLKAGDLVEVRAGDRVPADGRVLSGQASLDTASITGESVPLEAVVGMTVFGGAINLDGLLRIEVTRTGNESTLGKVIALMQSAERSKPPITRLLERYAGSYMVLVLLLAAVTWFVTNDAQAMLAVLVAACPCALVLSAPATAIAGVAVAARHGILIRSSAFLEELADLTSLVVDKTGTLTFGTLRLQSIDSPLEDRSHVLKLAASLGSASSHPVSRALASLVTQEHFLLLSDIHERQGLGVVAMTEQGEAALGRPELFAQLGIVTSAVPEHDGPIAGLALNGEFLAWLLLADTIKPEARFALNELRELGLGRQLLLTGDRQSVAHTLARDVGISDVEAQALPEDKLNRVMMEIGNGFRPMVVGDGINDSLALKAGVVGVAMGAGGADIALASADIVLIGSDLRRLGTCVRLSRQCRQTLQVNVIIGLGWTLAIVAFAAFGWLGAAGAMIAALLHNLSTLLVLGNAGRLLRFQEPLLKLKDEA; encoded by the coding sequence ATGACCGCCCACACCGCCGCCGCACCGAGCATGTTGTCCTCGGCCGAGCAACGCAGCGCCGCGCGCCAACTGACCCTGGCCATGCTTGCTCTGGGCTTGCTCGCACTAGGTCTGATCTGGCGCTGGATGTCGCCGGAGCAAACCGGCGTCAGCCAATTGCTGCTGGGTTTTGCATCGATCCTGGTGGCCGTGCCGGTGATGCGCTCGGCCTGGTACAGCTTGCGATATCCGAGCCTGCACGGGATCACCGATCAGTTGATTGCCTTGGCGATGCTCGGTGCTTGGGCCACTGGTGATTTGCTGACCGCCGCGTTGCTGCCGATCATCATGATCTTCGGCCACGTGCTGGAGGAGCGCAGTGTGATCGGTTCCCAGGAAGCGATTCATGCCCTCGGCAAACTGACCCGCAGCCATGCGCGCAAGGTTCAGGCTGATGGCGTGATCATCGAAGTCGATAACGGCACACTCAAGGCTGGCGACCTCGTTGAGGTGCGCGCCGGTGATCGAGTGCCGGCGGATGGCCGCGTGTTGTCCGGTCAAGCGAGTCTCGACACGGCATCGATCACTGGTGAGTCAGTGCCGTTGGAAGCGGTGGTCGGCATGACTGTATTCGGCGGCGCGATCAACCTCGATGGCCTACTGCGCATTGAAGTGACCCGTACTGGCAACGAATCGACCCTCGGCAAAGTCATCGCGCTAATGCAAAGCGCCGAGCGTTCCAAGCCGCCGATCACCCGTTTGCTCGAGCGATACGCCGGCAGCTACATGGTGCTGGTGTTGTTGCTGGCGGCGGTAACCTGGTTCGTCACCAATGATGCTCAGGCGATGCTCGCGGTGTTGGTCGCCGCTTGCCCCTGTGCGCTGGTGTTGTCGGCACCGGCCACGGCGATTGCCGGGGTCGCGGTGGCGGCGCGTCACGGGATCCTGATTCGCAGCTCGGCGTTCCTCGAAGAGCTGGCGGACCTGACGTCACTGGTGGTGGATAAAACCGGGACGCTGACCTTCGGCACGTTGCGCCTGCAATCCATCGACAGTCCGTTGGAGGACCGCAGTCACGTCCTCAAACTGGCTGCCAGTCTTGGCTCGGCGAGCAGTCACCCGGTCAGTCGCGCGTTGGCCAGCCTGGTCACTCAGGAGCATTTCCTGCTGCTCTCGGACATTCACGAGCGCCAGGGTTTGGGCGTGGTGGCGATGACCGAGCAGGGCGAGGCGGCGCTCGGGCGACCCGAACTGTTCGCGCAATTGGGTATTGTCACTTCGGCCGTTCCGGAACATGACGGGCCGATTGCCGGATTGGCATTGAACGGTGAATTCCTCGCCTGGCTGTTGCTGGCCGATACCATCAAACCGGAAGCACGCTTTGCCTTGAATGAATTGCGCGAGCTCGGTTTGGGACGGCAGTTGCTGCTCACGGGGGATCGGCAAAGCGTTGCGCATACCCTGGCCCGGGATGTCGGTATCAGCGATGTTGAAGCCCAGGCTTTGCCGGAAGACAAACTCAATCGGGTGATGATGGAAATCGGTAACGGCTTCCGGCCGATGGTGGTCGGCGATGGCATCAACGACTCCCTGGCGCTGAAGGCCGGCGTCGTCGGCGTGGCGATGGGCGCCGGTGGGGCAGACATTGCGCTGGCGTCTGCGGACATCGTGTTGATCGGCAGTGACCTGCGGCGGCTCGGCACCTGCGTGCGCTTGAGTCGCCAATGCCGCCAGACGTTGCAGGTCAATGTAATCATCGGCCTGGGTTGGACCCTGGCGATTGTCGCCTTCGCCGCATTCGGCTGGCTCGGCGCAGCGGGGGCGATGATTGCCGCGTTGCTGCACAATTTGAGCACGCTGTTGGTCTTGGGCAACGCCGGGCGTTTGTTGCGATTTCAGGAGCCGTTACTCAAATTGAAAGATGAAGCCTGA